One window of Natronomonas salsuginis genomic DNA carries:
- a CDS encoding NAD(P)(+) transhydrogenase (Re/Si-specific) subunit beta, protein MAGILGGLTQSVLQLTYLVAGVFFIQGLRDMTHPRTATRGNMISSAGMFLAVVITILWFEMLSPLVVGAGMLVGGGIGAWLAVSVETTEMPQLVGLFNGFGGGASAVVAGAELVDVLASGGSLTLGLTATASIAGIIGAVTFWGSLVAGGKLHGVVGDSPVSDTVGHAIKVFFFIGSVAAGLFLVVQPDMFGSVPLASFLPSYWVLVATASILGVFLVLPIGGADMPVVIALLNSYSGLAAATTGFVLNNTVLIIAGTLVGASGLILTVIMCESMNRSLTNVLFGGLGSGDDNVEDMEDIYEGNITETSPEEVEMLLETAGRVVIVPGYGMAVGQAQHAVAELAELLEEDGVDVEFGIHPVAGRMPGHMNALLAEADVSYEKMRELEDVNPMFSQTDVVIVTGANDVVNPSANEDTDSPIAGMPVLDVAEAQTVIVNKRSLSPGFSDIPNPLFARDNTSMLFGDAKESMQSLVNEYKESR, encoded by the coding sequence ATGGCCGGTATTCTCGGTGGTCTGACCCAGTCAGTCCTACAACTGACCTATTTAGTCGCAGGCGTCTTTTTCATCCAGGGACTGCGCGACATGACTCATCCCCGGACAGCGACTCGCGGGAACATGATCTCTTCAGCGGGGATGTTCTTGGCGGTCGTCATCACAATCCTCTGGTTCGAGATGCTCTCGCCGCTTGTAGTCGGTGCTGGTATGCTCGTTGGGGGCGGAATTGGTGCGTGGCTGGCGGTGAGCGTTGAAACCACAGAGATGCCACAGCTTGTCGGCCTGTTCAACGGCTTTGGCGGCGGCGCCTCTGCGGTCGTCGCCGGGGCGGAACTCGTTGACGTACTGGCCTCCGGCGGCTCACTCACACTCGGACTGACAGCGACAGCCTCGATTGCGGGCATCATCGGTGCCGTCACGTTCTGGGGTAGTCTCGTCGCAGGGGGTAAACTCCACGGCGTCGTCGGTGACTCGCCGGTCAGCGACACCGTTGGGCACGCCATCAAGGTCTTCTTTTTCATCGGGTCGGTGGCAGCTGGCCTGTTCCTCGTGGTGCAGCCCGACATGTTCGGGTCGGTGCCCTTGGCTTCGTTTTTGCCGTCGTATTGGGTACTGGTTGCAACGGCTTCCATCCTCGGCGTCTTCCTCGTACTCCCTATCGGCGGGGCAGACATGCCGGTGGTCATCGCGCTGCTGAACTCCTATTCGGGACTGGCGGCGGCGACAACCGGCTTCGTGCTGAACAACACGGTCCTCATCATCGCGGGGACGCTCGTCGGTGCGTCGGGGCTCATCCTGACAGTCATCATGTGCGAGTCGATGAATCGCTCGCTGACGAACGTCCTCTTCGGTGGGCTCGGCAGCGGTGACGACAACGTCGAGGACATGGAGGATATCTACGAGGGCAACATCACAGAAACCTCCCCGGAAGAAGTCGAGATGCTCCTGGAGACCGCCGGTCGGGTCGTCATAGTCCCTGGCTACGGGATGGCCGTTGGCCAAGCCCAACACGCGGTCGCAGAACTGGCCGAACTGCTGGAGGAAGACGGCGTCGACGTAGAGTTCGGCATCCATCCGGTTGCCGGCCGGATGCCCGGGCACATGAACGCGCTCTTGGCGGAAGCCGATGTCTCCTACGAGAAGATGCGGGAACTCGAAGATGTTAATCCGATGTTCTCACAGACAGATGTGGTGATCGTCACGGGGGCCAACGACGTCGTCAACCCCAGCGCCAACGAGGATACCGACAGCCCCATCGCGGGGATGCCCGTCCTTGACGTCGCCGAGGCACAGACAGTCATCGTCAACAAGCGCAGCCTGAGTCCTGGCTTCTCAGACATTCCGAACCCACTGTTCGCTCGTGACAACACGAGTATGCTGTTCGGTGACGCCAAGGAATCCATGCAGTCACTCGTCAACGAGTACAAGGAGTCGCGTTAG
- a CDS encoding NAD(P) transhydrogenase subunit alpha, whose amino-acid sequence MTFVENLTIFVLAAFVGYEIITKIPTNLHTPLMSGANAISGITLLGSVVVAGSGSTQLATVLGFVAVVMATINVVGGYLVSHFMLDQFSKGGR is encoded by the coding sequence ATGACCTTTGTCGAGAACCTGACTATTTTTGTGCTCGCAGCATTTGTCGGCTACGAGATCATCACGAAGATTCCTACGAACCTGCACACACCGCTGATGTCGGGTGCGAACGCCATCTCGGGCATTACGCTGCTCGGGTCGGTCGTTGTCGCGGGGTCGGGATCGACTCAGCTTGCGACGGTACTCGGGTTCGTTGCCGTGGTTATGGCAACAATCAATGTCGTCGGTGGCTATCTAGTAAGTCACTTCATGCTCGACCAGTTCAGCAAGGGGGGCAGGTAA
- a CDS encoding 3-hydroxyacyl-CoA dehydrogenase/enoyl-CoA hydratase family protein has protein sequence MNVSDIERVTVLGAGSMGHGITEAVALAGYHVTMRDIEQDLVEEGYGNIEWSVEKLAEKGFVDQDPAEVMGRIDTEVDLETAVQDADLVIEAAPERMSLKRDIFSDLDEFAPEESILASNTSSLSITEIASATNRPEQVIGMHFFNPPVKMDLVEVIYGEETSDETAQAAYTFAETIEKTPIYVRKDINGFVVNSVLGPFVNEAGWMVSEGVATVEEIDAAMVHRQGYPMGPFELSDLTGIDTGYHMRKEAGKEVPPVVEEKVEAEDFGKKTGKGYYDYEDSEGTTYEAGQGEDVDTLRIEARIVNEAAKLIGNDVATPVAIDKGMRLGTGFPKGPCRRADEMGLDTVLDKLNELREEYGKARYDPADYIVDLVEAGNTGEDAGAGFYEYGDSGDRHYSALNYKLSEDGLLKIELDRPERLNALSQDLSDEIVHLLDNTPKDDVRCVMFEGAGDRAFSAGADITGFASIEPSEVEVAPVFQTVNDFPRPTLAKIDGYCLGGGHELALACDFRIATVGSEFAFPEIDLGLIPGGGGTQRVIRMLTDARAKELVLCGNRIDAETAEDWGLINRAVAPDEFDEVVEEFLDDLVYGAPIALEKAKKVMDKGRDQDLSGGLELESQAFGILLSTDDAKEGTSAFLDNRDPEFEGK, from the coding sequence ATGAATGTTAGCGACATCGAGCGCGTCACCGTGCTCGGTGCTGGCAGTATGGGACACGGAATCACCGAAGCCGTCGCGCTCGCGGGCTATCACGTCACGATGCGCGACATCGAACAGGATCTCGTCGAGGAGGGCTACGGCAACATCGAGTGGTCCGTCGAGAAGCTTGCGGAGAAGGGGTTCGTCGACCAGGACCCGGCGGAAGTCATGGGCCGTATTGACACCGAGGTCGACCTCGAGACGGCGGTCCAAGATGCCGACCTCGTCATCGAGGCCGCCCCGGAGAGAATGAGCCTAAAGAGGGACATCTTCTCGGACCTCGACGAGTTTGCACCCGAAGAGTCCATCCTCGCGTCGAACACCTCTTCGCTGTCCATCACCGAAATCGCCAGCGCGACCAACCGACCGGAGCAAGTCATTGGGATGCACTTCTTTAACCCACCGGTGAAGATGGACCTCGTCGAGGTCATCTACGGCGAGGAGACCTCCGACGAGACCGCCCAGGCCGCGTACACATTCGCCGAAACCATCGAAAAGACGCCCATCTACGTCCGCAAGGACATCAACGGGTTCGTCGTCAACAGCGTTCTCGGGCCGTTCGTCAACGAAGCCGGCTGGATGGTTTCTGAGGGCGTTGCGACCGTCGAGGAAATCGACGCCGCGATGGTACATCGCCAGGGCTACCCGATGGGTCCGTTCGAGCTGTCGGACCTGACCGGCATCGATACCGGCTATCACATGCGCAAGGAGGCTGGCAAGGAGGTCCCACCGGTCGTCGAGGAGAAGGTCGAAGCCGAGGACTTCGGAAAGAAGACCGGTAAAGGCTACTACGACTACGAGGACAGCGAGGGCACCACTTACGAGGCCGGGCAGGGCGAGGATGTCGATACCCTGCGCATCGAGGCTCGCATAGTCAACGAGGCCGCAAAACTCATAGGGAACGACGTCGCCACGCCCGTCGCTATCGATAAGGGGATGCGCCTCGGCACCGGTTTCCCCAAGGGACCCTGTCGCCGCGCCGACGAGATGGGGCTCGATACTGTCCTCGACAAATTGAACGAACTGCGCGAAGAGTACGGCAAGGCGCGGTACGATCCCGCTGACTACATAGTCGACCTGGTCGAGGCTGGCAACACCGGCGAAGACGCCGGCGCAGGATTCTACGAGTACGGCGACTCGGGCGACCGCCACTACTCGGCGCTCAACTACAAACTCTCCGAGGATGGGCTGCTCAAAATCGAACTCGACCGCCCCGAGCGGCTCAACGCACTCAGCCAGGACCTGTCAGACGAAATCGTCCACCTGCTCGACAACACGCCGAAAGACGACGTGCGTTGTGTCATGTTCGAAGGTGCGGGCGACCGAGCGTTCTCGGCGGGGGCGGACATCACCGGCTTCGCCAGCATTGAACCCTCCGAAGTCGAGGTGGCGCCCGTCTTCCAGACGGTCAACGACTTCCCGCGGCCAACGCTCGCGAAGATCGACGGCTACTGTCTCGGCGGCGGCCACGAGCTCGCCCTCGCGTGTGATTTCCGCATTGCTACCGTGGGATCCGAGTTTGCCTTCCCGGAGATCGACCTCGGGCTCATTCCGGGTGGCGGCGGCACACAACGGGTAATTCGCATGTTAACTGACGCCCGCGCGAAGGAGTTGGTGCTCTGCGGTAACCGAATCGACGCCGAAACGGCCGAGGACTGGGGCCTCATTAATCGTGCCGTCGCCCCCGACGAGTTTGACGAGGTCGTCGAGGAGTTCCTTGACGACCTCGTTTACGGTGCACCTATCGCACTTGAGAAAGCGAAGAAGGTAATGGATAAGGGACGCGATCAGGACCTCTCTGGGGGGCTTGAACTCGAATCGCAAGCCTTCGGTATCCTCCTCTCCACGGACGACGCGAAGGAAGGTACCTCAGCGTTCCTTGATAATCGCGATCCCGAGTTCGAGGGCAAATGA
- a CDS encoding amino acid synthesis family protein → MENEYARTHFDGIEVQFSDTPTAHEIDFTVVVHARELAASKRRTSTTEWRPFFVSNWIVSQPTYTAIDSDKRDN, encoded by the coding sequence ATGGAGAACGAGTACGCTCGGACCCACTTCGACGGGATCGAAGTGCAGTTCAGTGACACTCCGACTGCCCACGAGATCGACTTCACTGTGGTCGTTCACGCCCGCGAATTGGCAGCTTCCAAAAGGAGGACTTCAACGACTGAGTGGAGACCTTTTTTCGTATCAAACTGGATCGTCTCCCAGCCCACCTACACCGCGATAGATTCGGACAAAAGAGACAACTAG
- the cofH gene encoding 7,8-didemethyl-8-hydroxy-5-deazariboflavin synthase subunit CofH: protein MSHALTTNVPRDQYNFEHQPETDQSFENALAKARARDRLTVADGVELLTTGTDHLGIDPERKELVLEAADQRRAEVVGDEVTFVANLNNNVTTACNTGCLFCNFKDRSEKFRAVNNESHGGFTKTPAESGQIVEDAIDLGIYEVTSVSGLHPAFALDDEHREVLEASDREDLNYHSPTAYEVDPGTYCEQMRAMSVGEIHLHSMTPEEAYHARRGVDWDYGEVYERLADAGLDSVPGTAAEILVDEVREVICPGKIGADEWLEAMEAAASVSLPTTATIMYGHVENEMHRVRHLQRIRDLQDRTGNITEFVPLSFVHSETPLAERGMVSGGATTAEDELMIAVSRLFLDNIAHIQSSWVKYGDELGLKMLSCGADDFMGTILSEEITKRAGGDFGEARSVAEYVEMISAVGRTPVERSTDYEQRRRIDPTNPPFGPELGPQANGTPLFE, encoded by the coding sequence ATGTCGCATGCACTTACTACGAACGTGCCGCGCGATCAGTACAACTTCGAGCACCAACCGGAGACGGACCAGTCCTTCGAGAACGCGCTGGCGAAAGCCCGAGCGAGGGACCGCCTGACAGTCGCCGACGGCGTAGAGTTGCTGACGACGGGCACGGATCACTTGGGAATCGATCCCGAGCGGAAGGAACTGGTACTCGAGGCGGCCGACCAACGGCGGGCCGAGGTGGTCGGCGACGAGGTAACCTTCGTCGCAAATCTCAACAACAACGTGACGACGGCCTGTAATACGGGCTGTCTGTTCTGCAACTTCAAGGACCGTTCAGAGAAGTTCCGGGCCGTGAACAACGAGTCACACGGCGGGTTCACAAAAACGCCCGCAGAATCAGGCCAGATCGTCGAGGATGCTATCGATCTGGGAATCTACGAGGTAACATCGGTGTCAGGGTTACATCCGGCGTTCGCGCTCGACGACGAACATCGCGAGGTCCTCGAGGCCAGCGACCGCGAAGACCTGAACTACCACTCGCCCACTGCCTACGAGGTCGATCCAGGAACCTACTGCGAACAGATGCGAGCGATGTCTGTCGGCGAGATTCACCTCCATTCGATGACTCCCGAGGAGGCCTACCATGCCCGCCGCGGGGTGGACTGGGACTACGGGGAGGTGTATGAGCGATTGGCCGACGCCGGACTGGACTCGGTACCAGGGACAGCTGCCGAAATCCTCGTCGACGAGGTTCGGGAGGTGATTTGTCCCGGCAAGATCGGCGCTGATGAGTGGCTCGAAGCGATGGAGGCCGCCGCGTCAGTCAGTCTGCCAACGACGGCCACTATCATGTACGGCCACGTAGAAAACGAGATGCACCGGGTCAGGCACTTACAGCGGATCCGCGATCTCCAAGACCGGACTGGCAACATCACGGAGTTCGTTCCACTATCGTTTGTCCATTCAGAGACGCCGCTAGCCGAACGGGGAATGGTCTCGGGTGGTGCCACGACTGCTGAGGACGAGCTCATGATCGCAGTCTCGCGGCTGTTTCTGGACAACATCGCTCATATCCAGTCCTCGTGGGTGAAGTACGGCGATGAGTTGGGGTTAAAAATGCTCTCATGCGGTGCCGACGACTTCATGGGGACGATCCTCTCCGAGGAGATTACTAAGCGGGCCGGCGGGGATTTCGGAGAGGCGCGGTCGGTCGCTGAGTACGTCGAGATGATTTCGGCAGTCGGACGGACACCAGTCGAACGCTCAACCGACTACGAGCAGCGTCGGCGGATTGACCCGACGAACCCGCCGTTCGGTCCCGAGCTTGGTCCCCAAGCCAACGGAACGCCGCTCTTTGAGTAG